In Bifidobacteriaceae bacterium, one DNA window encodes the following:
- a CDS encoding glutamate decarboxylase, giving the protein MLTVRDFTEINPMYARPGEPVAAPRTKLGDVELLPETAYQMVHDESMLDGNARLNLATFVSTWMDDYANRLYAEAFDKNAIDKDEYPQTAAIEQYCWHMLAELWHAPNPANTIGTSTTGSSEACMLGGLALKRRWQQRRRAEGKPTDKPNLVMSVGVQVCWEKFCNYWDVEARQVPISLDHKVLDGSDLDKYVDENTIGVVAIMGVTYTGMYEPVAQIASALDRIQLETGLDIPIHVDAASGGMIAPFCQSDLVWDFRLPRVASINTSGHKYGLVYPGLGWVVWRDQSLLPEDLIFRVSYLGGDMPTFALNFSRPGAQILLQYYMFLRLGRPGYTRVQEGSLDVARFLAMSIGQMEQFELWNDGSDIPVFAWSLREDPARKWSLYDLSDRLRMQGWQVPAYPMPNNLQDLTVQRIVVRNGMSMDLADRFMAEFAAAVAYLDKLDGPLPQPASQPVAFRH; this is encoded by the coding sequence ATGTTGACCGTCCGAGACTTCACCGAGATCAACCCGATGTACGCGCGGCCGGGAGAGCCGGTCGCCGCGCCCAGGACCAAACTGGGGGACGTCGAACTGCTGCCGGAGACGGCGTACCAAATGGTCCACGACGAATCCATGCTGGACGGCAACGCCCGCCTCAACCTGGCCACCTTCGTCAGCACCTGGATGGACGATTACGCCAACCGGCTTTACGCCGAAGCCTTCGACAAGAACGCGATCGACAAGGACGAATACCCGCAGACCGCGGCGATTGAGCAGTACTGCTGGCACATGCTGGCGGAACTGTGGCACGCGCCGAATCCGGCGAACACGATTGGAACCTCCACCACGGGGAGTTCGGAGGCGTGCATGCTGGGCGGGTTGGCGCTGAAGCGCCGCTGGCAACAGCGCCGGCGGGCGGAGGGCAAGCCGACCGACAAGCCGAACCTGGTCATGTCGGTCGGGGTGCAGGTGTGCTGGGAGAAGTTCTGCAACTACTGGGACGTGGAGGCCCGCCAGGTGCCGATCAGTCTGGACCACAAGGTGCTAGACGGCTCCGACCTGGACAAATACGTCGACGAGAACACAATTGGCGTGGTCGCCATCATGGGCGTGACGTACACCGGCATGTACGAGCCGGTGGCTCAAATCGCCTCCGCCCTGGACCGCATCCAACTGGAGACCGGCTTGGACATCCCGATCCACGTGGACGCGGCGTCCGGCGGGATGATCGCCCCGTTCTGCCAGTCCGACCTGGTGTGGGATTTCCGACTCCCGCGAGTCGCCTCGATTAACACGTCCGGGCACAAGTACGGCTTGGTCTACCCGGGCCTTGGCTGGGTGGTCTGGCGCGACCAGTCGCTGCTGCCGGAGGATCTCATCTTCCGGGTCAGCTACCTGGGCGGCGACATGCCCACTTTCGCGCTGAACTTCTCCCGGCCGGGCGCGCAGATCCTTCTCCAGTACTACATGTTCTTGCGCCTGGGCCGGCCCGGCTACACGCGCGTTCAGGAGGGCTCCTTGGACGTGGCGCGCTTCCTCGCCATGTCGATCGGCCAGATGGAGCAGTTCGAGCTTTGGAACGACGGCTCCGACATCCCCGTCTTCGCCTGGTCGCTCCGCGAGGATCCGGCCCGCAAGTGGTCGCTCTACGACCTCTCCGACCGCCTGCGCATGCAGGGCTGGCAGGTCCCCGCCTACCCCATGCCGAACAACCTGCAGGATCTCACCGTCCAGCGGATCGTGGTCCGCAACGGCATGTCCATGGATCTCGCGGACCGCTTCATGGCCGAGTTTGCCGCCGCCGTCGCCTACCTCGACAAACTAGACGGCCCGCTTCCACAGCCCGCCAGCCAGCCGGTCGCGTTCCGGCACTGA